One window of Candidatus Mycobacterium wuenschmannii genomic DNA carries:
- the trpD gene encoding anthranilate phosphoribosyltransferase encodes MAASSSGPSEQSLSWPLVLESLTAGRDLPRGQAGWAMEQIMSGAATPAQLAAFAVAITMKAPTSAEVGELADTMLQHGRRLPTETIGTDAVDVVGTGGDGVSTVNLSTMAAIVVAASGIPVVKHGNRAASSLAGGADTLEALGVRIDLSPDQVARSVTELGIGFCFAPQFHPSYRHASVVRREIGVPTVFNLLGPLTNPGQPRAGLIGCAFADLAEVMAGVFAARQSSVLVVHGDDGLDELTTTTTSTIWRVQAGTVDTLKFDPAGFGFARADIDELKGGDATANAASARSVLAGTAGPMRDAVILNAAGAIVAHAGLSSRAEWLPAWEDGLGRAAEAIDSGAAEQLLARWVRFGQQL; translated from the coding sequence GTGGCGGCGTCATCATCCGGGCCCTCTGAGCAGTCGCTCTCATGGCCGCTCGTCCTCGAATCCCTGACCGCCGGGCGGGATCTGCCGCGCGGCCAGGCCGGCTGGGCGATGGAGCAGATCATGTCCGGCGCGGCGACGCCGGCGCAGCTGGCGGCCTTCGCCGTCGCGATCACGATGAAGGCGCCGACGTCGGCCGAGGTCGGCGAGCTGGCCGACACGATGCTGCAGCACGGCCGTCGGCTGCCCACCGAGACGATCGGGACCGACGCGGTCGATGTGGTCGGTACCGGCGGTGACGGCGTCAGCACGGTCAACCTGTCCACGATGGCGGCGATCGTGGTGGCGGCCAGCGGAATCCCGGTGGTCAAGCACGGCAACCGGGCGGCGTCGTCGCTGGCCGGCGGGGCCGACACCCTCGAAGCCCTCGGCGTACGCATCGACCTCAGCCCCGACCAGGTCGCGCGCAGCGTCACCGAGCTCGGCATCGGGTTCTGCTTCGCACCGCAGTTCCACCCGTCGTACCGGCACGCGTCGGTGGTCCGCCGTGAGATCGGTGTGCCGACCGTCTTCAATCTGCTTGGGCCGCTTACCAATCCGGGCCAGCCGCGCGCCGGGCTGATCGGCTGCGCGTTCGCCGACCTGGCCGAGGTGATGGCCGGGGTGTTCGCCGCGCGGCAGTCCAGCGTGCTGGTGGTGCACGGCGACGATGGGCTCGACGAGCTGACGACGACCACCACCAGCACCATCTGGCGCGTGCAGGCGGGCACGGTGGACACGCTGAAGTTCGACCCCGCCGGATTCGGGTTCGCACGCGCCGACATCGACGAACTCAAGGGCGGCGACGCGACGGCCAACGCGGCCTCGGCGCGCTCGGTGCTGGCCGGCACGGCCGGCCCGATGCGCGATGCCGTGATCCTGAACGCGGCGGGCGCGATCGTGGCTCATGCCGGGCTATCCAGCCGCGCCGAGTGGCTGCCGGCGTGGGAGGACGGGCTCGGCCGCGCCGCCGAGGCGATCGACAGCGGGGCGGCCGAACAGCTGCTCGCGCGTTGGGTGCGGTTCGGTCAGCAGCTCTGA
- a CDS encoding polyketide cyclase / dehydrase and lipid transport: protein MHSVQIADETYVAADPARIGAAVGDPSQWRRWWPDLLLEVTENRGSQGIRWTVAGPLTGTMEIWLEPMLGGALLHYFLHAEPTGVSPARLAKLNLAKLTHRRRVAGKKMAFEVKTTLESSRPVGVSPVLDQA, encoded by the coding sequence GTGCACAGCGTTCAGATTGCCGACGAGACGTACGTCGCCGCCGATCCGGCGCGCATCGGCGCCGCGGTTGGCGATCCGTCGCAGTGGCGGCGCTGGTGGCCGGACCTGCTGCTGGAGGTCACCGAAAACCGCGGTTCCCAGGGCATTCGGTGGACGGTGGCCGGACCGCTCACCGGCACCATGGAGATCTGGCTCGAGCCGATGCTGGGCGGTGCCCTGCTGCACTACTTCCTGCACGCCGAGCCGACCGGGGTGTCACCGGCCCGACTGGCCAAGCTCAACCTCGCCAAGCTGACGCATCGACGTCGGGTCGCGGGGAAGAAGATGGCCTTCGAAGTGAAGACGACGCTGGAAAGCTCCCGCCCGGTCGGGGTTTCTCCGGTGCTTGACCAGGCCTGA
- a CDS encoding AMP-dependent synthetase/ligase, which translates to MRELSVPAEFTVGEHDNIVSTVFEHERDDPSAVIYQREVDGVWTDVTCAQAAAQIRSTALGLIAQGVRSGDRVAIFSATRYEWAILDQAILATGAVTVPIYETSSAEQVRWVLSDSAAVLAFAETDAHATIISELAGELPELKRVLHIDGAGPKALEQLEQDGASVDPAELTARVEALRSSDPATLIYTSGTTGRPKGCQLTHANLVYETRGTKEVLPTLLKKGERLLIFLPLAHVLARALTLCAFHNKVVVGFTSDIKNLVPMFGVFKPTVVVSVPRVFEKVYNTAAQNAASDGKGRIFEAAAQTAVDWSEAQDKGGPGLLLRAKHALFDKLVYHKLRAALGGNCHASVSGGAPLGARLGHFYRGVGLTVYEGYGLTETSAAITVNQVGALKIGTVGKLVPGNSMRIADDGELLLRGGVVFHGYWHNDQATAESFEDGWFKTGDLGAVDADGFLSITGRKKEIIVTAGGKNVAPAVLEDQLRAHPLISQAMVVGDAKPFVGALITIDPEAIEGWKQRNGKPAGASVGDLAGDPDLLAEVDTAVKQANLAVSHAESIRKFRILPVDFTEDTGELTPTMKVKRKVVAEKFAGDIEAIYAKD; encoded by the coding sequence GTGCGCGAATTATCCGTTCCCGCCGAGTTCACGGTCGGCGAGCACGACAACATCGTGTCCACGGTTTTCGAGCACGAGCGCGACGACCCGAGCGCGGTGATCTATCAACGCGAGGTCGACGGTGTGTGGACCGACGTCACCTGCGCCCAGGCGGCGGCCCAAATCCGCTCGACCGCACTGGGTTTGATCGCGCAGGGGGTGCGCTCCGGCGACCGGGTGGCGATCTTCTCGGCCACCCGCTACGAGTGGGCGATCCTCGACCAGGCCATCCTGGCGACGGGCGCCGTCACCGTCCCGATCTACGAGACGTCGTCGGCCGAGCAGGTGCGCTGGGTACTCAGCGACTCCGCCGCCGTGCTCGCGTTCGCCGAAACCGACGCGCACGCAACGATCATCTCCGAACTCGCCGGCGAGCTGCCCGAACTCAAACGCGTCCTGCACATCGACGGCGCGGGCCCGAAGGCCCTCGAGCAACTCGAGCAGGACGGCGCGTCGGTCGACCCGGCCGAACTCACCGCGCGCGTCGAGGCGTTGCGCAGCAGCGACCCCGCCACCCTGATCTACACCTCGGGCACCACCGGCCGGCCGAAGGGCTGCCAGCTGACGCACGCAAACCTGGTCTACGAGACGCGCGGCACCAAGGAGGTGCTGCCGACGCTGCTGAAGAAGGGCGAGCGGCTGCTGATCTTCTTGCCGCTGGCTCACGTGCTGGCCCGCGCGCTGACGCTGTGCGCGTTCCACAACAAGGTCGTCGTCGGATTCACCAGTGACATCAAGAATCTCGTGCCGATGTTCGGGGTGTTCAAGCCGACGGTCGTAGTGTCGGTCCCCCGCGTGTTCGAGAAGGTCTACAACACCGCCGCGCAGAACGCGGCCAGCGACGGCAAGGGCCGGATCTTCGAGGCCGCCGCCCAGACCGCAGTCGACTGGAGCGAGGCCCAGGACAAGGGCGGCCCGGGTCTGTTGCTGCGCGCCAAGCACGCACTGTTCGACAAGCTCGTCTACCACAAGCTGCGCGCCGCCCTGGGCGGCAACTGCCACGCCTCGGTCTCCGGTGGCGCGCCGTTGGGTGCGCGGCTGGGTCACTTCTACCGCGGCGTCGGCCTGACCGTCTACGAGGGCTACGGCCTGACCGAGACCAGCGCGGCGATCACCGTCAACCAGGTGGGGGCGCTGAAGATCGGCACGGTCGGAAAGTTGGTGCCGGGCAACAGTATGCGGATTGCCGACGACGGCGAGTTGCTGTTGCGCGGCGGGGTGGTGTTCCACGGCTATTGGCACAACGACCAGGCCACCGCCGAGTCCTTCGAGGACGGCTGGTTCAAGACCGGCGATCTGGGCGCGGTCGACGCGGACGGTTTCCTGTCGATTACCGGTCGTAAGAAGGAGATCATCGTCACCGCGGGCGGAAAGAACGTCGCCCCAGCGGTTTTGGAGGACCAGCTGCGCGCGCACCCGTTGATCAGCCAGGCGATGGTGGTCGGCGACGCGAAGCCGTTCGTCGGCGCCCTGATCACCATCGACCCCGAGGCCATCGAGGGCTGGAAGCAGCGCAACGGCAAGCCCGCGGGTGCGTCGGTCGGCGATCTGGCAGGAGACCCCGATCTGCTCGCCGAGGTGGACACGGCTGTCAAACAGGCGAATCTGGCTGTGTCGCATGCGGAGTCGATCCGCAAGTTCCGCATCCTGCCCGTCGACTTCACCGAGGACACCGGCGAGTTGACCCCGACGATGAAGGTGAAGCGCAAGGTGGTCGCCGAGAAGTTCGCCGGCGACATCGAGGCGATCTACGCCAAGGATTAG
- the ripC gene encoding peptidoglycan hydrolase RipC has translation MRKRLSGERVSLRVAQRLSIGALAGLVALSAVTASDVAADPANDAMAKLNELSRQAEQTTEAMHSAQLDLNNKLAAQKTADTKHTDAVAAADAAKTRLATFQTGVDKFAAAMYMGGRTDGMNAIMTAESPQQLIGKLAVSRVISTAMLAQMATYRATREEAAKAEQESSKSAAEAKTAAEQAASVRANLQSKQSRLQLQIGIVKSQYLALSPHDRTALAAPGPPPPPAALAAAAAPAPEALPPGGGQGAPGPGAGPGSGQGQIAVQAALTRVGDPYSWGGASPGGFDCSGLVMWAFQQAGIALPHSSQALAHGGQPVSLSDLQPGDVLTFYSDASHAGLYIGDGMMIHSSTYGVPVRVVPMNSSGPIYDARRY, from the coding sequence TTGCGAAAAAGGCTCAGCGGTGAACGCGTTTCTTTGCGCGTCGCTCAGCGCTTGTCCATCGGAGCGCTAGCCGGACTCGTGGCTCTGTCTGCGGTAACCGCCAGTGACGTGGCGGCCGACCCGGCCAACGACGCCATGGCCAAGCTCAACGAGCTGTCCCGGCAGGCCGAGCAGACCACCGAGGCGATGCACAGCGCCCAGTTGGACCTCAACAACAAGCTGGCCGCGCAGAAGACCGCCGACACGAAGCACACGGACGCCGTCGCCGCGGCCGACGCCGCCAAGACGCGGCTGGCTACCTTCCAGACCGGTGTCGACAAGTTCGCCGCAGCGATGTACATGGGCGGCCGCACCGACGGCATGAACGCGATCATGACCGCCGAGTCCCCGCAGCAGCTGATTGGCAAGCTGGCCGTGTCGCGGGTGATCTCCACCGCGATGCTGGCGCAGATGGCCACCTACCGCGCCACCCGCGAGGAAGCCGCCAAGGCCGAGCAGGAGTCCTCGAAGTCCGCCGCCGAGGCTAAGACCGCGGCCGAGCAGGCCGCCTCCGTTCGCGCGAACCTCCAGTCCAAGCAGAGCCGCCTGCAGCTGCAGATCGGCATCGTCAAGTCGCAGTACCTGGCGCTCAGCCCCCACGACCGCACCGCGCTGGCCGCTCCCGGGCCGCCTCCGCCGCCCGCCGCCCTGGCCGCCGCCGCGGCCCCAGCTCCGGAGGCGTTGCCGCCGGGTGGTGGGCAGGGTGCGCCCGGACCGGGCGCCGGGCCGGGCAGTGGCCAGGGCCAGATCGCGGTCCAGGCCGCGCTGACGCGGGTCGGCGACCCCTACTCGTGGGGTGGCGCATCGCCCGGCGGCTTCGACTGTTCGGGCCTGGTGATGTGGGCGTTCCAGCAGGCCGGCATCGCGCTGCCGCACTCCAGCCAGGCGCTGGCGCACGGAGGACAACCGGTGTCGCTGTCCGACCTGCAGCCCGGCGACGTGCTGACTTTCTACTCCGACGCCTCCCACGCGGGCCTCTACATCGGCGACGGCATGATGATCCACTCGTCCACCTACGGTGTGCCGGTGCGGGTGGTCCCGATGAACTCCTCCGGCCCGATCTACGACGCCCGCCGCTACTAG
- a CDS encoding lysophospholipid acyltransferase family protein, producing the protein MWYWIFKYILMGPLLSLLGRPKIEGLEHVPSSGPAILASNHLAVADSFYLPLVVRRRITFLAKSEYFTGTGLKGWFNRWFYTVAGQVPIDRSSADAAQAALDTAGRVLDQGKLLGMYPEGTRSPDGRLYKGKTGLARLALETGVPVIPVAMIGTNVVNPPGSKMWRFGRVTVRFGKPMDFSRFDGLAGNRFIERAVIDEVIYELMGLSGQEYVDIYAASLKNGSTGEGAEPSGKAQPSRIPETAAG; encoded by the coding sequence ATGTGGTACTGGATTTTCAAGTACATCCTCATGGGCCCGCTGCTCTCACTGCTCGGACGGCCGAAAATCGAAGGGCTGGAACATGTCCCGTCGTCCGGCCCGGCCATTCTGGCCAGTAACCATCTCGCCGTCGCCGACAGCTTCTATCTGCCGCTCGTTGTCCGTCGCCGGATCACGTTCCTGGCCAAGTCGGAATACTTCACCGGAACCGGTCTGAAGGGCTGGTTCAACCGCTGGTTCTACACCGTCGCCGGGCAGGTGCCGATCGACCGCAGTAGCGCCGACGCCGCACAGGCCGCGCTGGACACCGCCGGACGAGTGCTCGACCAGGGCAAGTTGCTCGGCATGTACCCCGAGGGCACCCGCTCACCGGATGGCCGGCTGTACAAGGGCAAGACCGGCCTGGCCCGGTTGGCGCTGGAGACCGGCGTCCCGGTGATCCCCGTCGCGATGATCGGCACCAACGTCGTCAACCCACCCGGCAGCAAGATGTGGCGCTTCGGCCGCGTCACCGTGCGGTTCGGCAAGCCGATGGACTTCTCCCGCTTCGACGGCCTGGCCGGCAACCGCTTCATCGAGCGCGCCGTCATCGACGAGGTGATCTACGAGCTGATGGGCCTCTCGGGCCAGGAGTACGTCGACATCTACGCCGCGTCGCTCAAGAACGGCTCCACCGGCGAGGGGGCCGAACCCTCGGGAAAAGCACAGCCGTCTCGGATTCCTGAGACGGCGGCGGGCTAG
- a CDS encoding SRPBCC family protein, with translation MAEKTAQTIYIDADPGTVMDVIADIGSYPDWVSEYKEAAVLETDATGNPKVARLVLDTSVLKDTMVLAYTWPKDRKSVSWSLVSSSLLKSLDGVYRLAGKGSGTEVTYELTVDLAIPMIGLLKRKAERRLTDTALKDLKKRVEAE, from the coding sequence GTGGCGGAGAAGACGGCCCAGACGATCTACATCGACGCGGACCCGGGCACGGTCATGGACGTGATCGCCGACATCGGCTCCTACCCCGACTGGGTGTCGGAGTACAAGGAGGCCGCGGTCCTCGAAACCGACGCCACCGGCAACCCGAAGGTCGCGCGACTGGTGCTGGACACCAGCGTCCTCAAAGACACCATGGTGCTCGCCTACACGTGGCCCAAGGACCGTAAGTCGGTCAGCTGGTCGCTGGTGTCCAGCTCGCTGCTGAAGTCACTCGACGGGGTATATCGGTTGGCGGGCAAGGGATCTGGCACCGAGGTGACCTACGAGCTCACGGTGGACCTGGCCATTCCGATGATCGGGTTGCTCAAGCGCAAAGCCGAGCGCAGGCTGACCGACACCGCATTGAAGGATCTGAAGAAACGAGTCGAGGCTGAGTGA
- a CDS encoding glycosyltransferase 87 family protein, with translation MTRWRLPDAGDSRGQVATVRPSSWRNACWLLLQLLALAALGYAAWRVLGSTVYRIDIDVYRMGGQAWLDGQPLYSHDVKFHTPIGLNLPFTYPPLAAVIFAPFAWLGMPAASVTITLITLVLLLVSTMIVLTRLDVWAESSVVPGPAWGRRWWLTALVVAWATLYWEPIAANFAFGQINVVLMTLVIAECVPRHTPWPRGLLLGLGIALKLTPAVFLLYFVLNRDRRAVLTSLASVVAALAAGFALAWQDSWEYWTHTVRNTDRIGSASLNTNQNIAGTLARLGLDDHQRFLPWVAACFLVLGLTVWAARRALRADEPVLAVICIALFGLAVSPVSWSHHWVWMLEVVIVTAVVAWRRRNLALGFLSTAGVALMVWTPIDLMPKHHETTASWWRQLVGGSYLWWALAIIIAVGATITVRTADSTEPRASSAPAPVSA, from the coding sequence CGGTACGGCCCAGTAGCTGGCGAAACGCCTGCTGGCTGCTGCTGCAGCTACTGGCACTCGCCGCGCTGGGCTACGCCGCTTGGCGGGTGCTCGGCAGCACCGTCTACCGCATCGACATCGACGTGTACCGGATGGGCGGCCAAGCCTGGTTGGACGGCCAGCCGTTGTACAGCCACGACGTCAAGTTCCACACCCCGATCGGGCTGAATCTGCCGTTCACGTATCCCCCGCTGGCCGCGGTGATCTTCGCGCCGTTCGCATGGCTGGGCATGCCGGCGGCCAGCGTCACGATCACGCTGATCACGCTGGTGCTGCTGCTGGTGTCCACGATGATCGTGCTGACCCGCCTCGATGTCTGGGCCGAGTCCAGCGTGGTGCCCGGGCCGGCGTGGGGGCGCCGCTGGTGGCTGACGGCCCTCGTGGTGGCATGGGCGACGCTCTACTGGGAGCCGATCGCGGCGAATTTCGCGTTCGGGCAGATCAACGTCGTGCTGATGACGCTGGTGATCGCCGAATGCGTGCCGCGCCACACGCCGTGGCCGCGCGGCCTGCTGCTGGGTCTGGGCATCGCCCTGAAGCTGACGCCCGCGGTGTTCCTGCTGTACTTCGTGCTGAACCGGGACCGCCGCGCCGTGCTGACCTCGCTGGCGTCCGTGGTGGCGGCGCTCGCCGCCGGGTTCGCGCTGGCCTGGCAGGACTCGTGGGAGTACTGGACCCACACCGTGCGCAATACCGACCGGATCGGCTCGGCCAGCTTGAACACCAACCAGAACATCGCCGGCACGCTGGCCCGGCTGGGTCTCGACGACCACCAGCGCTTCCTGCCGTGGGTGGCGGCCTGCTTCCTGGTGCTCGGTCTGACGGTATGGGCGGCCCGGCGGGCGTTGCGCGCCGACGAGCCGGTGCTGGCGGTGATCTGCATCGCCTTGTTCGGGCTGGCGGTGTCGCCGGTGTCCTGGTCGCATCACTGGGTGTGGATGTTGGAGGTGGTGATCGTGACCGCCGTGGTGGCCTGGCGACGACGCAACCTCGCGCTCGGGTTCCTCAGTACCGCCGGGGTGGCACTGATGGTGTGGACGCCGATCGACCTGATGCCCAAGCACCACGAGACCACCGCGTCGTGGTGGCGTCAACTGGTGGGGGGGTCGTATCTGTGGTGGGCGCTGGCGATCATCATCGCGGTCGGCGCGACCATCACCGTGCGTACCGCCGACTCGACCGAACCGCGGGCCTCGAGCGCGCCTGCGCCGGTCTCCGCTTGA
- a CDS encoding glycosyltransferase family 4 protein, with translation MSRVLLVTNDFPPRRGGIQSYLVDLVTRLAEAGEHTLTVYAPQWKDADAFDAKAGYRVVRHPGTLMLPVPTVDGRMRRLIAEHDVDTVWFGAAAPLALLAGRARQAGARRVLASTHGHEVGWSMLPGARSVLRRIGDDCDVVTYVSDYTRGRFASAFGPTAALEHLPPGVDTERFRPDPARRTEMRTRFGLGERPTVVCLSRLVPRKGQDMLIRALPEIRKRVDGAALVIAGGGPYLDTLRGLADQVGVSEHVTFTGGVPSAELPAYHAMADVFAMPCRTRGAGLDVEGLGIVFLEASATGVPVIAGSSGGAPETVQHNKTGLVVDGRKVAQIADAVSDLLADRDRAAKMGAAGREWITAQWRWDDLAGRLSGLIRG, from the coding sequence GTGTCTCGGGTCCTGCTGGTAACCAACGACTTTCCGCCGCGTCGCGGCGGGATCCAGTCGTATCTGGTCGATCTGGTGACCCGGTTGGCCGAGGCGGGAGAGCACACGTTGACCGTGTACGCGCCGCAATGGAAGGACGCCGATGCCTTCGATGCGAAGGCCGGATACCGCGTCGTGCGTCATCCCGGGACGCTGATGCTGCCCGTGCCGACCGTCGACGGCCGGATGCGCCGCCTGATCGCCGAGCACGACGTCGACACGGTCTGGTTCGGTGCCGCCGCGCCGTTGGCTCTGCTGGCCGGGCGGGCCCGGCAGGCCGGTGCTCGGCGGGTGCTGGCCAGCACGCACGGCCACGAGGTGGGCTGGTCGATGCTGCCGGGCGCACGGTCGGTGCTGCGCCGCATCGGCGACGACTGCGACGTCGTCACCTACGTCAGCGACTACACGCGTGGCCGGTTCGCCTCGGCGTTCGGGCCCACGGCCGCCCTCGAACACCTGCCGCCCGGCGTCGACACCGAACGCTTCCGGCCCGACCCGGCCCGCCGCACCGAGATGCGCACCCGCTTCGGGCTGGGTGAACGACCGACGGTGGTCTGCCTGTCCCGGTTGGTCCCGCGTAAGGGGCAGGACATGTTGATCCGGGCCCTGCCGGAGATCAGGAAGCGGGTGGACGGCGCCGCGCTCGTCATCGCCGGCGGCGGCCCCTACCTGGACACGCTGCGCGGGCTCGCCGATCAGGTGGGCGTCAGCGAGCATGTGACGTTCACCGGCGGGGTGCCGTCCGCCGAGCTGCCCGCGTATCACGCGATGGCCGACGTGTTCGCGATGCCGTGTCGCACCCGCGGCGCCGGGCTCGACGTCGAGGGGCTCGGCATCGTGTTCCTGGAAGCCTCGGCCACCGGGGTTCCGGTGATCGCCGGGTCATCCGGGGGAGCCCCGGAAACGGTGCAGCACAACAAGACTGGACTGGTGGTGGACGGCCGGAAGGTGGCGCAGATCGCCGACGCCGTCAGCGATTTGCTGGCCGACCGGGACCGCGCTGCGAAGATGGGCGCCGCGGGACGGGAATGGATCACCGCACAGTGGCGGTGGGACGATCTGGCCGGCCGGTTGTCCGGCCTGATCCGCGGCTAA
- the ctaE gene encoding aa3-type cytochrome oxidase subunit III has product MTSAVGTSGTAITARVHSLNRPNMVSVGTIVWLSSELMFFAGLFAFYFTARAQAAGVWPPKPTELNLYQAVPVTLVLIASSFTCQMGVFAAERGDVFGLRRWYLLTFGMGLFFVLGQAYEYHHLMTHGTTIPGSAYGSVFYLATGFHGLHVIGGLIAFIFLLARTTMSKFTPAQATASIVVSYYWHFVDIVWIALFATIYFIR; this is encoded by the coding sequence GTGACGAGTGCGGTAGGGACCTCGGGTACAGCAATCACGGCGCGAGTGCATTCGCTCAATCGCCCGAACATGGTCAGTGTTGGCACCATAGTGTGGCTTTCCAGCGAGCTGATGTTCTTTGCTGGGCTGTTCGCTTTTTACTTCACCGCGCGGGCCCAGGCCGCCGGCGTGTGGCCACCGAAGCCGACCGAGCTGAACCTGTACCAGGCGGTGCCGGTGACGCTGGTGCTGATCGCGTCGTCGTTCACCTGCCAGATGGGGGTGTTCGCGGCCGAACGCGGCGACGTGTTCGGGCTGCGCCGCTGGTACCTGCTCACCTTCGGGATGGGGTTGTTCTTCGTCCTCGGGCAGGCCTACGAATACCACCACCTGATGACCCACGGGACCACCATTCCGGGCAGCGCCTACGGCAGCGTGTTCTATCTGGCCACCGGATTCCACGGGCTACACGTCATCGGCGGTTTGATCGCGTTCATCTTCCTGTTGGCGCGCACCACCATGAGCAAGTTCACCCCAGCCCAGGCCACCGCGTCGATCGTCGTCTCCTACTACTGGCACTTCGTCGACATCGTCTGGATCGCGCTGTTCGCCACGATCTATTTCATCCGATGA
- a CDS encoding ArsA family ATPase, with the protein MGDSVTPRSSRISLFVGKGGVGKSTLAAATAVHEARAGQRVLLVSTDQAHSLGDVLGVTVAPNGDRDAVRVLADLETGSLDALAMDTLALLAARWRTVVETVGRRFPESELEDIAPEELSALPGVQEVLGLHEVGELARCGEWDHVVVDCASTADALRMLTLPATFALYVERAWPRHRRLSTGADDMRSTAVVELLERISGSVEKLSALLTDGTRVGAHLVLTAERVVAAEAIRTLGSLALMGVRIEELIVNQILMQDDSYEYRNLPAHPAFDWYSERISEQRAVLKELDAAIGDVALVLTPHLAGEPIGAKALAELLDSARRRDGSAPPGPLRPVVDLESGSGLQSVYRLRLELPQIESGALSLGRVGDDLIVGAGGMRRRVRLASVLRRCTVLDAHLRGSELTVRFQPDPEVWPK; encoded by the coding sequence CTGGGTGATTCAGTAACGCCCCGCTCCTCCCGGATCAGTCTGTTCGTCGGCAAGGGCGGGGTAGGGAAGTCCACCTTGGCGGCCGCGACGGCCGTGCATGAGGCGCGCGCGGGTCAGCGCGTGCTGCTGGTCTCCACCGACCAGGCGCACTCGCTGGGCGACGTGCTCGGCGTGACGGTCGCGCCGAACGGCGACCGCGACGCGGTGCGGGTACTGGCCGACCTCGAGACCGGGTCGCTCGACGCGCTGGCGATGGACACGTTGGCGCTGCTGGCGGCGCGGTGGCGCACGGTGGTCGAGACGGTCGGCCGGCGATTTCCCGAGTCGGAGCTGGAAGACATTGCGCCGGAAGAACTTTCGGCGCTCCCGGGTGTCCAGGAAGTGCTGGGGCTGCACGAGGTCGGCGAGTTGGCCCGGTGCGGCGAATGGGATCACGTCGTGGTCGACTGCGCATCGACCGCCGACGCGTTGCGGATGTTGACCCTGCCCGCGACGTTCGCGCTCTACGTCGAACGGGCCTGGCCGCGACATCGCCGGTTGTCCACCGGTGCGGACGACATGCGGTCCACCGCGGTGGTGGAACTCCTGGAGCGGATCAGCGGCAGCGTCGAAAAGCTCAGCGCGCTGCTCACCGACGGCACCCGGGTGGGCGCGCATCTGGTGCTCACCGCCGAACGGGTGGTGGCGGCCGAGGCGATTCGCACGCTCGGGTCGCTGGCCTTGATGGGGGTGCGCATCGAGGAACTAATCGTCAACCAGATTCTGATGCAAGACGATTCGTACGAGTACCGCAACCTGCCGGCTCATCCCGCATTCGACTGGTACTCCGAGCGGATCAGCGAGCAGCGCGCGGTGCTCAAGGAACTCGACGCCGCGATCGGCGACGTGGCGCTGGTGCTCACGCCGCATCTGGCCGGTGAACCGATCGGTGCCAAGGCGCTCGCGGAACTGCTCGACAGTGCACGCCGTCGCGACGGATCGGCGCCGCCGGGACCGCTGCGCCCGGTGGTCGACCTGGAATCGGGCTCCGGACTCCAATCGGTCTACCGACTGCGGCTAGAGTTGCCGCAGATCGAGTCCGGCGCGCTGAGCCTGGGCCGGGTCGGTGACGACCTGATCGTCGGCGCGGGCGGCATGCGGCGCCGGGTTCGACTGGCGTCCGTCCTGCGTCGATGCACGGTGTTGGACGCGCATCTTCGCGGCAGCGAATTGACGGTGCGATTTCAACCCGATCCGGAGGTGTGGCCGAAGTGA